A single genomic interval of Zingiber officinale cultivar Zhangliang chromosome 4A, Zo_v1.1, whole genome shotgun sequence harbors:
- the LOC121972436 gene encoding uncharacterized protein LOC121972436, whose amino-acid sequence MTRTSKDKLFELDPEIERTFRALRIQEKASKGSENTLSHSDIPMADSNRTMKELAAPDEAFKYSCITYPNLAGDFELRSRLIHLLPKFQGLSEEDPNRHLHEFHVVCSTMKPQGISKEDIKLRAFPFSLTGVAKDWLYYSPPGYITSWIDMKKDFLEKYFPASRTATIRKSICGIQQVVGETLYEYWERFKKLCASCPQHQISEQLLVQYFYEGLLPMDRIMIDAAAGGALVNKTPEQARELISNMAENSQQFGSRALTTKRSWRAFSRAQFSQKYDPYSSTYNPGWRDHPNLKYGNSFHQQPPLNQSFQQQFQPFQRQFQTYQQIPNQNQQPHFQNKQNQQGFQQPATQFQQQQTLPASSRLSLTQGNSSNTSNSDPQQARLEELMQQILLQQQNQQRTDSAIQNIERQIGQLASSLNQMQAQGSSQLPSQTTPNPKGNVSALTLRSGRRISEFLSEEKAAENFRELQQSNSNSEGIQEDQSVPNSSSIPALIDPLDLEHSQRGGRINPENSSSFYSAELQNSSKAGDSGIQNSIQENSELNVSLPFPLRKTQPRKNIEEERAKEFQELVNLFSKVEVNVPLLTMIKQIPKYARFLKDLCVHKKKLKGNELINLGKNVSALIQPVP is encoded by the exons ATGACCAGGACTTCGAAGGACAAGCTATTTGAGTTAGATCCAGAGATTGAGAGGACTTTCAGGGCTTTGAGAATCCAAGAAAAAGCTTCAAAAGGCTCTGAAAATACCTTATCACATTCAGATATTCCCATGGCCGATTCTAATAGAACTATGAAGGAGCTTGCAGCTCCTGATGAGGCTTTCAAGTATTCGTGCATCACTTATCCAAATTTAGCAGGAGATTTTGAGTTGAGATCAAGGCTGATTCATTTACTTCCTAAATTTCAAGGGTTATCTGAAGAAGATCCAAATAGACATTTGCATGAATTCCATGTGGTATGCTCAACCATGAAGCCACAGGGAATTTCAAAAGAAGATATCAAGCTAAgggcttttccattttcattgACTGGAGTAGCAAAGGATTGGCTATATTATTCGCCACCAGGATATATTACCtcttggattgatatgaagaagGATTTCTTGGAGAAATACTTTCCAGCATCAAGGACCGCTACTATCAGGAAGAGTATTTGTGGAATTCAACAAGTGGTGGGAGAGACACTTTATGAATATTGGGAGAGATTCAAGAAGCTATGTGCAAGTTGTCCTCAACATCAAATTAGTGAGCAGTTACTAGTTCAGTACTTCTATGAAGGATTATTGCCTATGGACCGAATTATGATAGATGCGGCAGCTGGAGGGGCTTTGGTGAATAAAACTCCAGAACAAGCTAGAGAGCTCATTTCTAATATGGCAGAGAATTCTCAACAATTTGGAAGTAGGGCTTTAACTACAAAGAGGAGTTGGAGAG CGTTTTCTAGAGCTCAATTTTCTCAAAAATATGATCCTTATTCTTCTACCTATAATCCTGGTTGGAGAGATCATCCAAATCTAAAGTATGGTAATTCATTTCATCAACAACCACCCTTGAATCAAAGTTTCCAGCAGCAATTCCAACCTTTTCAGAGACAATTTCAGACTTATCAGCAAATACCTAATCAAAATCAGCAACCTCATTTTCAAAATAAGCAAAATCAGCAAGGTTTCCAACAGCCTGCAACTCAATTCCAGCAGCAACAAACACTTCCAGCATCTTCAAGACTGAGTTTAACTCAAGGGAACTCTAGCAATACCTCAAATTCTGATCCACAACAGGCTAGATTGGAGGAATTGATGCAACAAATCCTTCTTCAGCAACAAAATCAGCAAAGGACAGATTCGGCAATACAGAATATAGAAAGGCAGATTGGGCAACTAGCTTCCAGCCTTAATCAAATGCAAGCCCAAGGATCCAGTCAATTGCCTTCACAAACTACTCCTAATCCCAAGGGGAATGTTAGTGCTTTAACTTTAAGGAGTGGGAGGAGAATTTCAGAATTTTTGAGTGAAGAGAAAGCTGCTGAAAACTTTCGAGAATTACAGCAGTCTAATTCCAACAGTGAAGGAATTCAAGAAGATCAGAGTGTTCCAAATTCAAGTTCCATTCCAGCTTTGATTGATCCATTGGACTTGGAGCATTCACAAAGAGGTGGGAGAATTAATCCAGAAAATTCCAGCAGCTTTTATTCGGCAGAATTGCAAAATTCTAGCAAAGCTGGAGATTCAGGAATTCAGAATTCTATTCAAGAAAATTCAGAGCTCAACGTGTCATTGCCTTTTCCTCTACGAAAAACTCAACCAAGGAAGAATAtagaagaggaaagagctaaGGAATTTCAAGAGCTTGTGAACTTATTTAGCAAGGTTGAGGTAAATGTTCCTTTGCTTACAATGATCAAGCAAATTCCAAAATATGCAAGGTTTCTTAAGGATCTCTGTGTGCATAAGAAGAAGTTGAAGGGGAATGAATTGATCAACTTAGGAAAGAATGTATCTGCTCTTATTCAACCAGTTCCCTAG